The genomic region CTGAACAGACCGTTGGCGCATGTTACCTGCTGACCAGGTCATGCTAATATCCTGCCCTGTTAATGTTCTAGTTGCTGAAAAAGTGCAGTGCATCTAATTGCCCCCCCGCCACCCAGTGAACAAAACCTTACCTACAAGACTGTGAACCATCAAGTTTGAAAGACCAGATCAGAACTGAGCCAAAAagacttgtaatgtgaacattgTTGAACATCTTTCTGCTACAGCCAAAGCGCTCTGTACCAAGTGCCTTGTCTTTGGAATGTATTACTTAATTGACATATCACAATCGTACCATTTCAGCTCAGTGTAGTACAGGGACAGAGTGGCTCTGTGGCATTGCTACATCATGAAGTGCGTGCATACATTCAGGTAAAGTgctcaaacacaaaacaccacaaaTCCGCCCTGTGATCTGAGACCAGGTCAGTTCCTCGTTTGCGCAAGCTTAAGTAAGAATGTCCTGGAAGGCAACAGTACTGTGGAGTTTAGTGTCGTCCCTGATAGAACAAGCATGATCTCACTCATCAGCTCACTGTCGGAGTAAAAACTGAACTCTGGCAGTGCTAAAGTTCTACTTCAAAGGAAAAAGCTACTGTTTCTATAATAATAAGGCAACAGGGGACACACATTAATATTACAATTAGCTAACCTAAAGTCATTTTAGATGCCTCGAGCATCTGAACCGATAAATAAGTATTTTAGCATAGGTGGATTTTAGCATAACTAGCATAGCtgcaaaaacaatgtaaacaagcAAATTGTTGCTGTCGTGCAAAAAACTTGTGTATGAATTTGgggtttttttcacttttttgcaaatatttgaaaatttcaGTTGTCCCTTGTGAACATTTCATACAGAtgtcaatcagcaaaacatgccAAACTGacacatttacagaaatgttccTTAATGTACTTTGTCCTTGTGAAATTATGGCGAATGGACCaacaaaaatggtccaaaaatattttgaaaaaattaggttgcattaactttcatttcaaggtttgtttttctccagtaaagtcaccattttcaagatacaaggttttgttgccAGCAGCAACGAAATGCACTTTAAATCAGGCTTCCTTAACATACAGGCTCTGGACTTTagggtaaaaaaataaattgtattAGTTAGTTGACAAACTGAATCAGTTATTTAGGTGGCAGGAAAGGAAAGAGTAAACTGTGAGGTACCCAAGGATCAGCACTGGTCTCAAATCCCAGACTGTAATAGTAATATCAAAGTTGTGGTTTAGGCAATGTTGGCTGGCCACACATCACCACCTATGACCAACCGAGGCCTTTTCCAGTGTGCAGGTGAACTTGGGTCAGCTAAAACACCCAACTAACTGGGCATGCATAGCATTACATTCCGTGTAAGTGCTACATTATACAGATGCAGCTAGTGAAAAGTGCTCATTTGCAGACTGTGCGCTAATAGTGACTCACGTGAACAAATTATTTGCTACTTTTGAAACCTAATAACATCAGTGCTTTGACAGAGTCCCATAAAGATATAAGTAGAAACACAGCAGCTAGGAGGTTTATGAACTGTTCCTCACAATCCCACCAGGCTATGGACATCAATAAGAGTGTGTGGCAATCTAGAGTTCACATTTGAGGTTCTGCCTCAAACTCTTTTGGAATGACTTTGAGGTGCTGTTCTGTGACAAAGTTCCAACAAGTACCTTCTTTCAAAGGTTTGCAAACACATGGTGGGTCACTGTGCCCCTTCAGCTTTGGCCTGCGCCTTCGAGCAGCAGGCAGGGCCGCGGAACAGTGAGCGGAAGAcattcctcttcttctttttctttgctcCTTTCATGTAAGGAGGAGAGCGCTCGGAGAGCGAGATGGACTTGCGCAGAGTCCCTATGCGCTGCTCGTGTTCCCGGATCTTCTTCTGAAGGTGGTTCTGGATGGCAAAGCCGAGAGATTCCATATCCACCGCTGCTCCATAGACCTCCCACGTCATGCCCTGCTCATCCCAGACCACCTCAGGAGGTGGACCTTTCTctgctttgtctgtctcttttgCCTCTTCCTTGGATTGCACTTCCAAGCCAGACCTGGCTGAAGAGTCCTTCTCCACTGACCCTGAATATGACAGTCCACTGTGACTTGCTGGGCTGACTTCACTGACAGTGACCTGGGGCAGAGCCAGGCTGTCAGACAGAGAGGACTGGCTGCGCAATTCAATATCTATTTGGCACACATGTTGGTGAGGAGGTCTGTAGCTATTTGGGGACTTGTAAGGGGGTGGGCCCAGAAATTTGGGCTTTGTTCCCGCTGTAGCAGCAGTTGGTGATGATAAACCTGACAGCCAGTCAGAATCCGAGCTGGCATCTGGACTAAGTCCATTTTCTAAGTTCACGCCAGAGGTTCCAGAGGTTTTCCCATGGTTGCTGAGGTCTGGGTCCATCTGGCTCCAGGGCCGAAGAGTCAGAGCTGGACTTGTGGTTGTGGACCTGCTGGTGACCTCTACAACAGCCTGGACTGCAGCATCCATGTACCCCAAGTCCGTCTGCAGGCCAGCATCGAGAGTTTTTACAGAAGCGTGATCTTCTACAGTCATTGTTGAAGCATCTTTGAAGCTCTTGCAGATCTGACCTGCtgccttcttttctctttctttctcttccttctctttttccctcctcctctccttgtccatctcttgttctctcacactctctttcctctttctctcttccctctctttctctttcctatACTCCTCCTTTATTTgttcctctcttctcctttcctcGTCTCTCTTCTCCTTCATCTTTTCCCTCAGTCTTtccttctctcgctcttccttctctctctcccccttcttccttttctctgtgacacactctctctcttgggTCATGACATTTGTTTCTGCCTTGCCCGTCGTCTCTTTCGACTGTGCTGCAGAGGGGGTCTCCGCTGGTGATAGCTGCTTCTTATCTTGTGGAGAGCTGGGACATTTAGATGCTACCTGGATAGTGAGGTCGCTTCTTTTGGGGATTTGTCCCACTTGGATGTCCTGAAGGACGTCTTCTCCGCCTTTCCTCTCTACACGCCCCTTCTTTTCCTCGCTATGCCTCTGAGGGCTTTTCTCCTTGTTGTATTCTGTACCTG from Pygocentrus nattereri isolate fPygNat1 chromosome 9, fPygNat1.pri, whole genome shotgun sequence harbors:
- the si:ch211-149b19.2 gene encoding G protein-regulated inducer of neurite outgrowth 3, which encodes MESRQGYPHSPRYGKPKGSWETESKSTNQHKKDTTAPSTGHGRNAEQGSGSVPSDRRGTSRAAPIQPKTLTTTVTPSSPMPLASSPTTSKMLLVQASTAKHTTVSSPVTAKHAVGTPEGLTLPLQTTVTTGTRLKSPSSSRTGELKASARSSPKNLHKTTSASQINAPANSPKNMQKTASAVTITSPDLPKSIHRAAPSQIPRATSSPKLRPSSAASLTVDKTDTCKKGGNREGVHSLSPKLRTQAVANSPQVDSMTQPGTEYNKEKSPQRHSEEKKGRVERKGGEDVLQDIQVGQIPKRSDLTIQVASKCPSSPQDKKQLSPAETPSAAQSKETTGKAETNVMTQERECVTEKRKKGEREKEEREKERLREKMKEKRDEERRREKEKEEKEREKKAAGQICKSFKDASTMTVEDHASVKTLDAGLQTDLGYMDAAVQAVVEVTSRSTTTSPALTLRPWSQMDPDLSNHGKTSGTSGVNLENGLSPDASSDSDWLSGLSSPTAATAGTKPKFLGPPPYKSPNSYRPPHQHVCQIDIELRSQSSLSDSLALPQVTVSEVSPASHSGLSYSGSVEKDSSARSGLEVQSKEEAKETDKAEKGPPPEVVWDEQGMTWEVYGAAVDMESLGFAIQNHLQKKIREHEQRIGTLRKSISLSERSPPYMKGAKKKKKRNVFRSLFRGPACCSKAQAKAEGAQ